A genome region from Sardina pilchardus chromosome 22, fSarPil1.1, whole genome shotgun sequence includes the following:
- the LOC134070590 gene encoding interferon-induced protein with tetratricopeptide repeats 5-like has product MTAHLSPSNIALRTKLLQLECHFTWDLAKESADLSNLQTRLEEQIDLDLGKKAGAIRSHCFLAYVRYLQGFPEDAFTNLLKSEEKGREYHGDNFERFLIVTYGNLAWLHYHRGSYTQCESYLEKLVSIKEKFPTASPTKLHPDVYGQKGWTYLKFAYKYCERAKHCFEKALELEPDESEWNTGYAIALYRTEDYNTIPEDSLAVRQLRRAIELNPEDAVLKVFLGLRLTVFKEHDEAERLIEEALEMDPSNPHVIRYVGKYLRHSGSVDHSIALLKRAVERTNDSAFLHHQLALCYRSKKNDLFRTGGAWGKKREVRQLITQCIHHLQLATTLKSNFILAMADLALHYAENEEIARAEEMFQDTFKAATENHEKMNVVHRFYGEFQQYHKKSQTLAIKHYKECLSLGFNSFEGSRSALSLKKMAEKRLDRNPRDGEAFGILGFVHRAEGEERQALECYEKALQFDFNNDEYLSALCDLRLSLQ; this is encoded by the exons ATGACTGCACACCTAAG CCCTTCAAACATAGCTTTGAGAACTAAGCTACTGCAGCTGGAGTGTCACTTCACCTGGGATCTGGCCAAAGAAAGTGCAGACCTGTCAAATCTTCAGACCAGGCTGGAGGAACAAATAGATCTGGACCTAGGCAAGAAAGCTGGGGCAATCCGATCACATTGTTTTTTGGCCTATGTCAGGTACCTGCAAGGATTCCCAGAAGATGCCTTCACAAACTTGCTCAAAtcagaagagaagggaagggaataCCATGGTGATAATTTTGAGCGATTTCTCATCGTCACCTATGGCAACCTTGCCTGGCTACACTATCACCGAGGATCATATACCCAGTGTGAGAGCTACTTGGAAAAGCTTGTTAGTATAAAAGAGAAGTTCCCCACTGCGTCACCGACTAAGCTTCACCCAGATGTCTATGGTCAGAAGGGCTGGACCTATCTCAAGTTCGCCTACAAGTACTGCGAGAGAGCAAAGCACTGTTTTGAAAAAGCCTTGGAGCTGGAGCCAGATGAAAGTGAGTGGAACACTGGCTACGCCATCGCTCTCTATCGCACAGAAGATTACAATACAATACCAGAGGACTCGCTAGCGGTGAGGCAACTCCGACGAGCCATTGAGCTAAACCCAGAAGATGCTGTTCTAAAGGTGTTTCTTGGCCTGAGACTGACTGTATTCAAAGAGCACGATGAGGCTGAGAGGCTGATCGAGGAAGCTCTCGAGATGGATCCTAGCAACCCCCATGTGATTCGCTACGTCGGGAAATATCTCCGCCACAGTGGCTCTGTAGACCATTCCATTGCACTGCTCAAGAGAGCTGTGGAGCGTACCAATGATTCGGCCTTCCTTCATCATCAGCTAGCTCTGTGCTACAGGTCGAAGAAGAATGACTTGTTCCGTACAGGAGGTGCCTGGGGCAAGAAACGTGAAGTCAGACAGCTTATCACTCAGTGCATCCATCACCTGCAACTGGCTACAACACTGAAGTCTAACTTCATTTTAGCCATGGCTGATCTTGCCCTGCACTATGCGGAGAATGAAGAAATTGCCCGGGCAGAAGAGATGTTCCAGGACACATTCAAAGCAGCAACGGAGAACCACGAAAAGATGAATGTGGTACACCGTTTCTATGGTGAGTTCCAGCAGTACCATAAAAAATCCCAAACACTAGCTATCAAGCACTACAAAGAGTGTTTGTCACTGGGGTTCAATTCATTTGAAGGGAGTAGGAGTGCCCTTTCCCTGAAGAAGATGGCAGAGAAGCGTCTGGACAGAAACCCTAGAGATGGAGAAGCCTTTGGGATTCTGGGATTCGTCCacagggcagagggagaggagcgccAGGCATTGGAGTGCTACGAGAAAGCTCTGCAGTTTGATTTTAACAATGACGAGTATCTCAGTGCCCTATGTGATCTTCGCTTGTCTTTGCAGTAA